The following DNA comes from Pseudomonas sp. Tri1.
AAAGCGCCTGGCGCCCCGAGTCCGAAACCCGCGCCGGCCTGCTGAAGATCTGGCAGGTCATGCAAGATTGCGTGGCGGCCGGTTGTCGCAACGAAGGGATTTTGCCGGGCGGGCTGAAGGTCAAGCGCCGAGCGGCGGCGCTGCATCGCCAGCTGTGCAAGAACCCCGAAGCCGCGTTGCGTGATCCACTGTCAGTGCTGGACTGGGTCAACCTGTACGCCCTGGCGGTCAACGAAGAAAACGCCTACGGCGGGCGCGTCGTCACTGCGCCTACCAACGGCGCGGCAGGGATCATCCCGGCGGTGTTGCATTACTACATGCGCTTCATCCCCGGGGCCAACGAAGACGGGGTGGTGCGTTTCCTGCTGACCGCCGCCGCCATCGGCATCCTGTACAAGGAAAACGCCTCCATCTCCGGGGCCGAGGTCGGCTGCCAGGGCGAAGTCGGCGTGGCCTGCTCCATGGCCGCCGGCGCCTTGTGCGAAGTGTTGGGCGGTACGGTGCAACAAGTGGAAAACGCTGCCGAGATCGGCATGGAACACAACCTCGGCCTGACCTGCGACCCCATCGGCGGCCTGGTCCAAGTGCCGTGCATCGAACGCAACGCCATGGGCTCGGTGAAAGCCATCAATGCGGTGCGCATGGCCATGCGCGGCGACGGGCATCACTTCGTCTCCCTCGACAAAGTCATCCGCACCATGCGCCAGACCGGCGCCGACATGAAAAGCAAATACAAGGAGACCGCCCGCGGCGGTCTGGCGGTCAACATCATCGAATGCTGATGCGCTTGCCTCACTTCTACATTTTTTCCAGGAGCTGATATGTCCACCGAACCACTGTTGAAGACCCCGCTGCACGCCCTGCACCTCGAACTCGGCGCGCGCATGGTGCCGTTCGCTGGCTACGACATGCCAGTGCAGTACCCACTGGGCGTGATGAAAGAACACCAGCACACCCGCGACCAGGCCGGGCTGTTCGACGTGTCCCACATGGGCCAGATCCGCCTGACCGGCGCAGGCGCCGCCAAGGCCCTGGAAACCCTGGTACCGGTGGATATCATCGACCTGCCAGTGGGCATGCAGCGCTACGCCATGTTCACTAACGACAACGGCGGCATCCTTGACGACCTGATGGTCGCCAACCTGGGCCACGATGAGCTGTTCCTGGTGGTCAACGCGGCGTGCAAGGAGCAAGACCTGGCCCACCTGCGTGCGCACATTGGCGAGCAGTGCAGCATCGAGCCACTGTTCGAGGCCCGCGCCCTGCTCGCCCTGCAAGGCCCGGCGGCCGTCACCGTGCTCGCGCGCCTGGCCCCGGACGTGGCGAAGATGACGTTTATGCAGTTCCAACGCGTCACGCTGCTGGGCGTGGACTGCTTTGTCAGCCGTTCGGGCTACACCGGTGAAGACGGTTTCGAAATATCCGTGCCCGCCGCCGACGCGGAAAAACTCGCCCGCGCCCTGCTGGCCGAACCGGAAGTCGCCGCCATCGGCCTTGGCGCCCGGGACTCCCTGCGCCTGGAAGCCGGCCTGTGCCTCTACGGCCATGACATGAACAGCGAGACGACACCAATCGAAGCCAGCCTGTTGTGGGCCATTTCCAAAGTGCGCCGTGCCGATGGCGCCCGCGCCGGTGGTTTCCCCGGCGCGGATATCGTGTTCACCCAGCAGCAGAGCGGGGTGAAGCGCAAACGTGTCGGCCTGCTGCCCCAAGAACGCACACCAGTGCGCGAAGGCGCGGAGATCGTCAACGAAGCGGGCGAGATTATTGGAGCAGTGTGCAGCGGCGGTTTCGGCCCGACCTTGGGCGGTCCGCTGGCAATGGGTTATCTGGACAGTGCTTATGTCGCACTGGATACGCCAGTTTGGGCCATTGTTCGTGGGAAGAAGGTGCCTTTGCTTGTAAGCAAAACGCCATTTGTTCCACAACGCTACTACCGTGGCTGATTGACTGTTTCTATAAGTAACGCGGTTTCGTTATACGTGCACTAATGTGTAACGCAACCGCCATAAAAAGGTGCATCTTTCAGACATTCAATTGCGCTTATAACGATCGATAACAATTGAACTAGCCTGTCGAATAAGCCTTGGCCGGCGTAGTGTGTAAAATGCCAGCAACCTGAGGAAATACGGGCTCCCCAGGGGGGTTGTTTTTTCGTTCGGAGTTGGCGTAGAGTTTGGTCACTGTGTTTGCATGGGTCGCTTGGAATCGTGACCTGGGCAGTAGCTTATGAAGTCCGCTACATCCCGTTCGACGTCTCTTACTTTCCTGCAACCCAGCCCCAGTACTCTTTCATGTGAAAGAGGCTGTCATCAATTTTAGCGTCAAAGGAAATAAGAAAATGTCTCAACGTCAGAGCGGTACCGTCAAGTGGTTCAACGACGAGAAGGGTTTTGGTTTTATCACGCCTGAAAGCGGTCCGGATCTGTTCGTCCATTTCCGCGCCATCCAGGGCAATGGCTTCAAGAGCCTGAAAGAAGGCCAGAAAGTCACCTTCGTTGCCGTGCAAGGCCAGAAAGGCATGCAAGCTGACGAAGTACAAGCTGAAGCCTGAGGCTTTCGCGAACTAAAAAGCCCCTGATTGATATCAGGGGCTTTTTTATGGGCGTAAATCCGTAAAATGGCTTCTTTTTTCGTCCGAGGCCGTCATGCCGAAACACCTGCTCACTCCCCAGGGCGACTTCCCCCCCGTAGGCCTTGGCCGTCGCCTGGCCGCGATGTTCTATGACTTTTTGCTGTGCACGGCGCTGCTGATTGTCACCAGCGGCGTTTACAAGATGATCCAGATGGCGATCATCGGCGAAGAAAAAATGCGCGCCCTCACGGAAGCTGGCGCCCTGGATGGCGACCCGTTGCTGTCCACCGTGCTGCTTTTCGTGCTGTTCGGCTTCTTCGCCAAGTTCTGGACCCACAACGGCCAGACCCTGGGCATGCAGGTGTGGTGCATCCGGGTGCAGAACGCCGATGGCACGGCCATCAGCCTGTGGCAGGCGCTGTTGCGCTTTGTGGTGTCGATCGCGTCATTGCTGCTGGTGGGGCTGGGCTTTATCTGGGCACTGTTCGACAAGCGCAAGCGCAGCTGGCATGACATCTACTCGGATACGCAGTTGGTGCGGATTCCCAAGAAGACCAAGTAAAAACACCGCATCAGCGGATAGATCGTTCCCACGCTCTGCGTGGGAATGTTGCTCGGGACGCTCTGCGGCCCAAAGAGCCGAACGCGGAGCGTCCGCAGAGACGTTCCCACTCAGAGCGTGGGAACGATCAAGTCTCCCGACAATCAGGCATTCCCCGCCAACTTCATCCGCGCGGCCTGGGTAAAATCCAGCATGCGCTTGAGTGGGCGAATGGCCTGGGGGATCAACGCCGGGTCGACGAAGATCTCGTTGGTGCCCTCCTGCAAGCTCTTGAGGGTACGCTCCAGGGTGTTCATCGCCATCCACGGGCAGTGTGCACAACTGCGGCATGCCGCGCCGTTACCGGCGGTAGGAGCTTCGATGAAGACCTTGTCCGGGCACAGCTGCTGCATCTTGTAGAAAATGCCGCGGTCGGTGGCAACGATCAGCGTCTTGTTCGGCAGGCTCTGGGCCGCGGCGATCAACTGGCTGGTGGAGCCCACCGCGTCCGCCAGTTCAATCACCGCGGTCGGCGATTCCGGGTGCACCAGGATCGCGGCGTCCGGGTACAACGCCTTCATGTCCTCCAACTGCTTGGACTTGAACTCTTCGTGGACGATACAGGCGCCGTCCCAGAGCAGCATATCGGCACCGGTCTTGCGCTGGATGTAGGTGCCCAAATGCTTGTCCGGGCCCCAGATGATGGTCTCGCCGTTGTCCATCAGGCTCTCGACGATTTCCAGCGCACAGCTGGACGTCACCACCCAGTCGGCCCGGGCTTTGACCGCCGCCGAGGTGTTGGCATACACCACCACGGTGCGCTCAGGATGCTGGTCGCAGAACGCCGAGAACTCGTCCACCGGGCACCCCAGGTCCAGGGAGCAGGTGGCTTCCAGGGTCGGCATCAGTACGCGTTTTTCAGGGTTGAGGATCTTGGCGGTCTCGCCCATGAACTTGACCCCGGCCACCACCACGGTCTTGGCCGGGTGGGCGTTGCCGAAGCGGGCCATTTCCAGGGAGTCGGACACGCAGCCCCCGGTCTCTTCGGCCAGGGCCTGGATGATCGGGTCGCAGTAGAAGTGCGCGACCAGCACCGCGTCCTGA
Coding sequences within:
- a CDS encoding L-serine ammonia-lyase, with the protein product MSLSVFDLFKIGIGPSSSHTVGPMRAAARFAEGLRRDDLLNVTTSVKVELYGSLGATGKGHGSDKAVLLGLEGEHPDTVDTETVDARLQAIRSNGRLNLLGEHTIEFNEKLHLAMIRKPLAFHPNGMIFRAFDAAGLQVRSREYYSVGGGFVVDEGAAGADRIVEDTTPLTFPFKSAKDLLGHCTTYGLSISQVMLTNESAWRPESETRAGLLKIWQVMQDCVAAGCRNEGILPGGLKVKRRAAALHRQLCKNPEAALRDPLSVLDWVNLYALAVNEENAYGGRVVTAPTNGAAGIIPAVLHYYMRFIPGANEDGVVRFLLTAAAIGILYKENASISGAEVGCQGEVGVACSMAAGALCEVLGGTVQQVENAAEIGMEHNLGLTCDPIGGLVQVPCIERNAMGSVKAINAVRMAMRGDGHHFVSLDKVIRTMRQTGADMKSKYKETARGGLAVNIIEC
- the gcvT gene encoding glycine cleavage system aminomethyltransferase GcvT; its protein translation is MSTEPLLKTPLHALHLELGARMVPFAGYDMPVQYPLGVMKEHQHTRDQAGLFDVSHMGQIRLTGAGAAKALETLVPVDIIDLPVGMQRYAMFTNDNGGILDDLMVANLGHDELFLVVNAACKEQDLAHLRAHIGEQCSIEPLFEARALLALQGPAAVTVLARLAPDVAKMTFMQFQRVTLLGVDCFVSRSGYTGEDGFEISVPAADAEKLARALLAEPEVAAIGLGARDSLRLEAGLCLYGHDMNSETTPIEASLLWAISKVRRADGARAGGFPGADIVFTQQQSGVKRKRVGLLPQERTPVREGAEIVNEAGEIIGAVCSGGFGPTLGGPLAMGYLDSAYVALDTPVWAIVRGKKVPLLVSKTPFVPQRYYRG
- a CDS encoding cold shock domain-containing protein produces the protein MSQRQSGTVKWFNDEKGFGFITPESGPDLFVHFRAIQGNGFKSLKEGQKVTFVAVQGQKGMQADEVQAEA
- a CDS encoding RDD family protein, which translates into the protein MPKHLLTPQGDFPPVGLGRRLAAMFYDFLLCTALLIVTSGVYKMIQMAIIGEEKMRALTEAGALDGDPLLSTVLLFVLFGFFAKFWTHNGQTLGMQVWCIRVQNADGTAISLWQALLRFVVSIASLLLVGLGFIWALFDKRKRSWHDIYSDTQLVRIPKKTK
- the nadA gene encoding quinolinate synthase NadA; the protein is MTQISERLLVQAHLDAKQPKPLSAEQEAWYRAAIAAELKAQDAVLVAHFYCDPIIQALAEETGGCVSDSLEMARFGNAHPAKTVVVAGVKFMGETAKILNPEKRVLMPTLEATCSLDLGCPVDEFSAFCDQHPERTVVVYANTSAAVKARADWVVTSSCALEIVESLMDNGETIIWGPDKHLGTYIQRKTGADMLLWDGACIVHEEFKSKQLEDMKALYPDAAILVHPESPTAVIELADAVGSTSQLIAAAQSLPNKTLIVATDRGIFYKMQQLCPDKVFIEAPTAGNGAACRSCAHCPWMAMNTLERTLKSLQEGTNEIFVDPALIPQAIRPLKRMLDFTQAARMKLAGNA